The DNA window GGCCGCGGCGAAGAGGAAGAGGAATGCCGATACGGTCCGTACGGAAGCCGACGTGCGTCCCCGATGCGTGCCTGCCATGGCCGCCCGCCCGAGAGCAAGAGGGCCGATCACCGACACATGGCACGGCGCTCCGCCGGGCAGAGGCGGCTGTTCTGCCGCCGCCGGCCCGCCGGGCTGCCGCACCCGATGCCGAAGTCCGCCACCCCGGCCCCTCCGCCCCGGGGGCACGCTTCATGTCGGTGTACTATATCCCATGGGGCGGAAGGCGGCAATTGGCTGTTTATTCAATCTCGTGTAAATATTCATTTACAAAACATCTGCATAGTGGAAGACGGCCCGGGCCGGACGGGACGCCGCGGGCGGGACGCCGCAAGCGGGGACGCTGCCGGGCGGATGTCGGGGTGCGCTTGATCCGCGGTCCCGAAGCATGTATTGTGGCATGCAAAGCCGGGGTGCGGACCGGTAGTCCGCGCGCCTTGTGCAACTGAGAGACCGCTTTGTCATCGGACGTCCCAGACCTACCTGTTCGCATCTCCGTCCTGGCGGCATGCCTTGCGCTGTCGGCCTTCTTCAGTGCGGCGGAGACGGTGCTGTTCAGCTTCCAGCCCGATGAGGTCGAGCGCAGGCGCGGGGCCGCCGGCGCCGACGGTGTCATCGCCGCACTGCGCGACCGTCCCAGGCGTCTGCTGATCACCGTCCTGTTCGGCAACATGGTGGTCAACGTGCTCTTCTACAGCGTGTCGTTCCTGCTGTTCCTGGACCTGGGGCCGACGGTGGGCCGGGGGGGCGTGCTGGCGCTGAGCGTGGCGTCTCTGTTCTGCGTCCTGCTCTTCGGGGAGGTCGTCCCGAAGAACGTGGCGGTCACGTTCTATCGCCCGTTGGGGCGGTTGATGGCCTGGCCGCTGCTGGTGCTGCAGACGGTGCTGCTTCCCATCGTGTGGCCGCTGGAGAGGGCCGCCGACGCCGTCGCCGCCGTCATCGGCGGCGGCGTCCATCCGCTGCATACGGAGGAACTGCGTCTGCTGGTGTCCCTGGGGGCTCAGGAGGGCACCGTGGAGCCGGGCCTGGGGCAGATGCTGGCGGACGTCGTGGGCCTGGGCGAGGTCTGCGTCTCGGAGCTGATGGTGCCCCGGGTCGAGATGCACGGCTTCGACGTGCGGCGCTCGCGGTCGGATCTGCTGGCGGCCTTCCGCGAGCTGCGGACCGACGTGGTGCCCGCCTACGACGGCGATCCGGAGGAGATGCTGGGCGTCCTGCACGTCAAGGACGTGTTGTTCAGCCGGCCGGAGACGTCTCCCGCTGACGTCGTGCAGCCGATTCCTTACCTGCCCGAGACGATCACGGTCGAGCGGGCGCTCGCGCAATGCCGGCGCGAGCACTGCAAGACGGCCTTCGTCGTCGATGAGCACGGCTCGGTCGTCGGGTTCGTCACCATGGAGGCGCTCCTGGAGGAGATCGTCGGCGAGATCGCGAACGAGTACACCCCCGAGGAGCCGCCGGAACTGGAATCCCTGGACGA is part of the Candidatus Brocadiaceae bacterium genome and encodes:
- a CDS encoding HlyC/CorC family transporter; translation: MSSDVPDLPVRISVLAACLALSAFFSAAETVLFSFQPDEVERRRGAAGADGVIAALRDRPRRLLITVLFGNMVVNVLFYSVSFLLFLDLGPTVGRGGVLALSVASLFCVLLFGEVVPKNVAVTFYRPLGRLMAWPLLVLQTVLLPIVWPLERAADAVAAVIGGGVHPLHTEELRLLVSLGAQEGTVEPGLGQMLADVVGLGEVCVSELMVPRVEMHGFDVRRSRSDLLAAFRELRTDVVPAYDGDPEEMLGVLHVKDVLFSRPETSPADVVQPIPYLPETITVERALAQCRREHCKTAFVVDEHGSVVGFVTMEALLEEIVGEIANEYTPEEPPELESLDEGVFRVLGGMNLRDWAEALDVETPSLGVDTVGGLVMALLDRIPVEGDCVRWGAFELTVEAVADRRAVSLIVRQVPGGAAGGGCGA